Genomic segment of Rhinoderma darwinii isolate aRhiDar2 chromosome 12, aRhiDar2.hap1, whole genome shotgun sequence:
TATACATTGAAGGACAAATCTCATAAAAAAAGGAGATTCACGCTCAATGTTCCCTTTAAGCCTTTGTAGCTAGTCAACGGGAAAGTTAGGGACCTGGGTGCTGTTCTTTCTATATTGGGAAATACAGCAGCGAATAAATTTTGCTGTATAGCTTTAAATAATTTGCTATGATTAGCTAGGGTAGTTAAcggtttaagggcttattcagacgaacgttatatacgtccgtgcaacgcgcgtgattttcacgcgtgtcgcacggacctatattagtctatggggccgtgcagacagttccgtgatttttacgcagcgtgactccgctgcgtaaaactcacgacatgtccattctttgtgcgtatttcgcgcattacgcacccattgaagtcaatgggtgcgtgaaaatcacgcgcacaacacggaagcacttccgtgggacaagcatgattcgcgcaacagcagtgaaaaggatgaatgaaaacagaaaagcaccacgtgcttttctgtttacaaacatcaaaacagagtgtcataatgatggcggctgcgtgaaaagcacgcagccgtgtttcatatggtgatgacacacggagctgctaagtgccttttgcgcacgcaaaacgccgcgttttttgcgtgcgtaaaacgcacacgctcgtgtgaatccggcctaagggtatcATCCCTGGGGTATAGGGCAGAGTAGGAATTAATGTTTCAAACCATAGTGGCCCAGGGTAGTGAAAGGGTTAACaccagtatccctggtggtctagggcagagaaATTGATCTTGTTGCATACCTGTGGGTTACTTACCCCTTCAGGCTCCAGCGTTGTCCCTGTAGTAGGAAGGCTGAGACTAGAATGGACAGACATCCCTCTTCTCACACATCTCTCCCCATCTCTCTCCCTATGCCCCCCTCTGTTACACAGACGGCTCCCCGTGCCCCCATCTttctcacagactgctccccgtACCCCCATCTCTCTCACAAACTGCTCCCCATGCCCTCATCTctctcacagactgctccccatgccccCATCTCTCTCACAAACTGGTTCCCATGCCCTCATCTCTCTTGCAGACTGCTCCCAATGCCCCCATATCTTTCACAGACTGCTCACCGTGCCCCATCACTTCCACAGACTGCTCCCCTTGCCCCCATCACTTTCACAGACTGCTCCCAGTGCCtgtaagaggggggggggtgatactGCCCTGTTTAAATTGAACTGTCTTCCCTGTACATCTTTCATGTTGGTTGGTACTTTCATTTAGTGTTTAGTATATGCCTGCCATGTTATTAGCAGCCACTAGGTGTCACTGCAGAACCAGTGGCTTAAGATATAGAGCTGTCTGACAGGAAGTGCAGGACTGGGtgtgacatgtaaaacacatgtgGAGAGAGGAGGCTCAGGGGAGGAGCTGAGAGGAGCCAGAACCAGGAAGAGCGGGGATTAGCACTGGAGCAGAGGATTGGTGAGAGAGATAATACCACCCCAGAGAAGGTGCCAataggaaaaagctgaacaggaaCAGGGAGAGGAGCCATGGAGCCGGCCAACACCTGAGATAAGTGCCCTGTGTAACCTGTGCCCACACTGGTAATGGTGTCTGTGCGGAACATTATACTGCTGAGAATTACTTCAGAGGACTGTGTAAGCTGATTAATCTGGAATAGTGAATCGTTCTCTCCTCTTCTTTGCCTGTTGAAACCCGTTTCCCTGAGATGAAGGAAAAGAGAATATGTTGTAATGTTGGGCAGAGATTTGTGCTAAACTGTTTAAGTGGATGAAAAGGGACTTCATTGGGAGCAGAAAGTTCTTATAGGGACAGGGTGACGAACAACCCAGGACGTGTTGATGGACAAATAACAGACTCTCGCACCTCTACCCAAATCTTGGTTGCGTTCCTAGGCGTGTTCGTTCCCTATTGGCTGCCGGCTGAGGGTGGGAGAGTGAGGCCGCGAAAGGTAGCGGTTAACGCCGCCATGACCCGCGGTGGTGCCGGAAGGTTAGAGTAGAAATTCAGATACCCACAGCGCAGTCAGGGGAcgggagtgtgactcttacccctgAATATGCTcacagtagcgggtagctcctgCCGTGACTGTCAGAGTTGCGTCTCCACCCTAGCGGGTAACGTGGGATCAGGCACAAGCTCTCTCAGGGGGACTCCAGCGGGATCGACGTCCCCAACCTCAGTTTCCTCCTTGTCTGCTCCCCAAAGTAGGAGAATCATACAATAATTGCATTGTTGGGTTTACAGTAAAAGAATAGAAGTGGGACCCTGTGTTGATTTAATCTTTTCACCTCACGCCACCCCAACATGCCCCCATCTCTCTCACAAACTGCTTCCCATTCCCCATCTCTCTCAGACTGCTCCCAGTGCCCCCATCTCcttcacagactgctccccatgccccCATCTCTTTCACAGAATGCTCCCCGTGCCCCATCTctctcacagactgctccccatgccccCATCTCTTACACAGAATGCTCCCAGTGCCCCCATCTCcttcacagactgctccccatgccccatctctctcacagactgctccccatgccccCATCTCTCTTAAAGACTGGTCTCCGTGACCCAATCTCTCTCACAGACTGCTCTCAGTGCCCCCATCTCTCTCAGAGACTGGTCTCCATGCCCCTATCTCTCTCAAAGACTGCTCCCTATGCCCGATCTctctcacagactgctccccatgctcCAATCTCTCTCACAAACTTCTCCCTATGCCCTCATCCCTCTCACAGGCTGCTCCCCATGCCCCCATCTCTCTCACAGGCTGCTCCCTATGCCCTCATCTCTCTCACAGACTGGTCTCCATGCCCCCATCTCTCTCACAGATTGCTCCCCATACCCCCATCTCTCTCAAAGACTGGTCTCCGTGCCCTATCTCTCTCAAAGACTGGTCTCCGTGCCCCAATCTCTCTCACAGACCTCTCCCCATGCCCCATCTCTCTCGCAGACTGCTCCCAGTGCCCCCATCTCTCTCAGAGACAGGTCTCCATGCCCCTATCTCTCCCAaagactgctccccatgccccATCTCTCTCCCTATGCCCCCATCTGTTACACAGACTGCTCCCTATGCCCCCATCTctctcacagactgctccccatgcccccatctctctcacagactgctccccatgccccCATCTCTCACACAAACTGTTCCCTATGCTCTCatctctcacacagactgctccccatgccctTCTGTCATACAGACTGCTCCTCATGCCCCCATCACACAGACTGCATGGCTCTCTCTGTTACATAGACTGCTCTCCATGCCCACCTTTAACACAGACAGTTCCTGATTCCCCCCTCTGACAGACTGCTCCCTCCACCACACAAACTGCTTGCACCATGTCGTTCCATTCACTTTTtatggggctgacggaaacaCCCAACCTGCGTTCCCTTGCAGCTTAAGGGCTAACGaaacattttttgttaaaaaattgacgggtcatagtgacatgtcagaagttttgatcggtggggtttccgagcactgagacccccaccgatcgctaaaacaaagcagcagaagcactcgggaGGCAACTAAGCAGtttacagactcatagactttctattgagcagtAGGACTTTAATAAACTTCCATAAACTACTGGAAAAAAACATGCACataagcagaaaaaaaatgtgtatatatataaaaatcaacAACTGTACTGTCTTTGAGGAGCTTAATATAGGTAGCTTACTTATTATTCAATATTCAGTAATAGAATAATAAAAATTTCAGTCTATTCAACTAAATTGGAATAAGTAAAAGAGTAATTATCAGCAAAGCCAGAGAGAGATAAGAATAATTGTCTCCTCCAGGGACCTAGGACCAGATTCATATAAACCAGAAAGAACTGTGGCTCTAGGTTAAAATTATCACTGACATCTAACTTTGTTCAAAGCATGTATCAAATGAAAGgcacaaatatttaaaaaacaaaatcaaacTTGGACAAATTAGTCTTTATAAttaggaatatattttttatttcaaatacatTTGAAGGTTATTTTTGAGCATGTTTTTTGCTATTCTCAACCAAACCTGAAGGGCCAGTCACATAAAACCAATCTGATTTCTGTAAAGGTAAGTTCTCAACTAGATCTTTATAAGGCTATTTGTGTTGTCTCATATatcagaattttaaaaaaaacatttgatcaGTACATAATATTAGAATGCTGGGAAAATGTGTGTAAATGGGTCATTACCTGGCTCATTTTTTATCGATTACCTATACTTACGATAGGCCATCAAAGTCGAGGGTGTTATCTATGGAACAAAATCAGAATTTTTGAAAGTTACCAATGAGGTGCCAGGAGGGTCAGTATCGAGCCCtgttttgtttttggtaatttttttATGACCTTAGAAAAGGCAtagaaaaatgtttatatttgcaCATGATACTAAGATGTGTAGGATAATTAAAACAGCAAAGAATAGTATTATGTTATAGAGGAATTTTGGAAAAGTTGGGTGGGTAAGCAGGAGATAGATTAGAAATGTTACACCAGGTATAAATGACAAGGAAAAAGATTTGAGAAGGTTAGTATACAGTAAGGTGATCAATAGCAACcaatgccaggcagctgctgtcaAGGTAAATACTTTAATTTGATGCATCAAAACAAGCATGCTCATAATACAGAATTTTAACTCTAAATACTTAAATTACACATGGGCTGCATTATATTACAAAGATATAGCAAAGCTCACATAGGTTTATACACTGGCAAACAAAGTagttaagggaatgggtggattgcagtatcGTGAACAATAAGTAGGGTTATTTCATTCTATAGAAAGATGGTTTAGGAATGGCTTAATTACTATGTAGGTCAATACAGGGATCTGTATAATAATTCTTTAATACCCCAGTCTGGAAATATTACAAGGGGCCGTACACTAATTATAGAGAAAAGCATATCACTATGAATGTAGAAActctatttatttcaatggttttAGCAAATGTGGGTGATCTGTCAAGGCTGCGATCCCAGGGTCTTTTTCCATAAGTGGATGAAGTACGTGAcagtaaatctttttgacattttAACATCTTTTCAGGAACAATCTTGAAAATAATATCTGAAAATTAGATATAGGATGAAACATTGACTCCAAGAATTTCGAGAATATTCATTGTGACCAAGTACATGATGTCTTACTACCAAATGAGGGCTGTTACCAACAAAACAACTCAATAGCCAGATCCAAGAAATCTTGACATTGAGGGAGTCGACTATACAATAATAAGGTGCtatgcttctattaagccctttcGCAGGGATTAATAGAAGCacaaagaaggcagacctggggccttcattcgATCCCAggcattaggcccctggctgccatgacaaccatgggCACTCTATTTTTCTAACTGTTTAGATACTGTGGTCGCTATTATAGCATCTAAGGGGATAAACAAGTGGGAACTTTGTAATCTGCGATTCCACTTGTTggactgaagtgtcggctgtgacATGCTAACATGCGCCTgtcagcccgctccatattttTCCTCCCGGCCTCCGCCGTATATTTAAGGTGGATGTCGGGAAAGGGGTTAAGGTCCCAGCAGACTGGAAACCTCTGATTGGCCTATCTTCGTGTGACCTTTCTCACAAAAACACATTATACAATTGGATAACCACATTATTTATACCAGATTTATATCAGATTACAATATATAAGACCAATATGACATATGCATTTATGTGTTTTTCTTCCTTAAGGCACCAGCTGTTTTTCATGGAACATATAAACCAAACTACTCCAATCCGCTTCATCCTTCTTGGCTTGTCCGATGTCCCTCAGCTCCGGGTTGTctatttttttgcctttttaatGATGCATGCGGTTACATTATCCGGAAACATTCTGCTGATTATTGTAGTGACGATGACCCCGAAATTACACACTCCCATGTACTTCTTCCTCAGTAACCTCTCGATTATTGACATTAGCTTCTCGTGTACCATAGTTCCAAAAATACTCATGAACACCCTGTCCATGGACAAAAGTATCTCCTTTCTCGAATGCGCCATCCAGATGTACGTCCATATGGTCCTGGGAGCCGCAGAGAGCATCTTACTTGCTGTCATGGCTTACGATAGATTTGTGGCCATCTGTAGACCATTGCGTTATAAATCCATCATGAATAATaggttttgtatttatttagttgtTATGGCGTGGAGTGTTGGCTTTACAAACTCCTTTATACTTGTTCTCCCCACCTTGACCCTTCCATTCTGTGGATCCATCCATGTCAATCATTTCTTCTGTGAGATTCCTCCATTCCTCCTAATGTCTTGCGTAGACACTCGACTTAATGAGATACGTATATATATTATGGCCGCAATCATTGTTATGTCTTCTTTCTTGTTGACTGTGATGTCATATGTCCATATTGTAACCACTATCCTCAAAATCCACTCTTTAAAAGGAAGGTATAAGGTGTTCTCCACGTGTGCCTCCCACCTCACTGTCGTAACCCTCTACTATGGGACCATTATGTTCATGTATATCAGACCACACTCCACATACTATCATACAATGGATAAGATAGTTTCTCTTCTCTACACAGCAGTGACTCCAATGTTGAACCCGTTCATCTATAGTATGAGGAACAAGGACTTTAAAGGCTCCATAAACAATTTGAATAAGCAATTTTGTTTTTGAATTTGGctgctcctttttttttataatttcaaaTTTCCATTAAACAATATTTTATTAGCATGATTTAGGTGGAATGAAATTGGCTTTACATTTGAGTAAAATACTTCCATATTTGTGGTTTAAATAATCGTTCTTCAACCAGACTGACGGTGAGGAATGTACCATCCCGGCTATGATTACCTCATGTGGGCCAGATTTAGGGAGGGAATATAGGGCAATtgctttatatatttgtatatacattatatggataaagtattgagacacctacacattacacctacagaagcTTATCCAATTCtccatccataggcattaatatgaagttggtcTCCTTTTTACAGCCAAAATAGCTTCCAGTCTTCTagtggctttctacaagattttggggcgTCTGTGGGAGTTTTTGCCCATTCACTTagaaaagcatttgtgaggtcagagacTGATGTTGGGGGAGTGGGCCTGGTTTGCcattctccattctagttcatgccAAAGGTGctagatggggttgaggtcaggactctgtgcggctggtcaagttcttccactccaaactcccccaaccatgtctttatggaccttgtgcactgggcgcagtcatgaggaacagaaaagggctgaaccctaaactgttcccacaaagttggaagctacaattgtccaaaatgtcttggtatgctgaaacattaagatttcccttcaatgGAACTAACGTGCCGattcctgaaaaacaaccccatagcattatctctcctccaccaaactttacagttggcacaaagcagtcaggcaggtaacgttctcctggcattcaccaaacccaggctcttccatcagaccgccagatagagaagcgtcactccacagaacacgtttcccttgctccagagtccagtggcggcggctttacacccctacatccgacacttggcattgtgcttggtgatgtaaggctggcatgcagctgctcggcccccatgccatgaagctcatagggcacagtttttgtgtggatgttaataccagaggaggtttgtaCTCAGCGGTTATTGAGTCAacagagcgttggcaacttttagagcttgaaaaagctgacggcgaaacgtacgTCGGAGTGTCTTGTTGTGGTCTGTGGTTGATCCATTAAGGGGCAGACATGCAAAACATGGGTTGGTATCCTATATTATCTTGGTCTCTATATCTTGGATAACTCTCTGACCTTTTCATTTGTAGAAAACAagggaagaaggtaggatccagcgctgaggcgtttaaaatggaaaacgattttccaagtttaatggttaaattctaaaaggaagtccagtgatatgaagtccagggtgtataagaaattgagggagggtatcctctgtaagcctacgcgtttcggacaacgctgtgtccttagacttggctgtgttaATTTTGAATAGAGCGCGCTGTCATTTATATCATGTGGGGGTTGAGAACAGCTGATAGGTATATGTTGATTGCGTGTCATGGTTTTGTTTGCTGTGGAACGCAACCTCGTACTCAGATATAAAGTTAGCATGGTTTGTGTCGATACatttaataattaaaaaactTTCTGCATACGGGTATTTGTACTCTGTATCCAGTGATtacatatctatatattgataactctCTGTGATATTTTTGTACAGTATTTTCAATACCTTGATAATACATTGACTGATCACATGTATGTGTAATATGATACATTTACCGCTCCCTTATACCACTACCACATttgtattatgtgttgttttatagtgtatgtgatggtctatatatgtttttaaatattttctaaataaagatattttttgataTATTGGTTAGTGCTTCACTTGTACTATTGGTGACTTATACTATGTCTGGAGGGGAATGGTTTAATCAGAAAGTGGACAGGGCTAACCTAACTCGAGGGCAAGGTTTTGTTGCAGCTTGTAGGTATTCTACCAGGGCTTACCAATTGGAAAAAAGAGACCTGGTAagtttgattgattgattgatgtgtAATGCAAGTGGTCAGCGTGTGGCATGTGCCCTGTGTGTGCATGGCGCTTACGCATCATGTGTGCTGTCTGCGTGGCGCACGTGCTGCATGTGTCATATGTGTGTGTGGCCTGTGTCCATTGTGTGAGCGATGTGTAAATGACGCGTCATGTATGCGTTCTATGTGTTAGTGGTGCATGTGCGACATGTGTCCTGGATGTGGGTGGCACATGTGCATTCTTTAATTATATTATAtgcttatattttatatataaagaataaaatatatatttttgcagtTTTGTTGTCATTGAAGGGGGGGTAAACTTTACAGAAATAGCATGGGGGTTAGGCTTAAGTTCTGGTGAGGAAGGAGCCAAGGGCTCTCATAATGTTATAGGCCTGACAAAGGGGTCCATCGAACCCTGAAACTCATAGCTTGTGGTCCAAGAAAAAAGGCCACTATCAGAAAGCCATAACCACCACATGTCAAAGTCCATATTATGGCCGCAATCGCAGTCTCCTGTGGTTCAGCTGAAAGGAACTTAGATCATTATAGGGTTCTATGCTGATTTAAGTTTGGTTCAGTCAAACTGTAGGATGCTGAagttttgcggccgaaatatggatACTAAAATGCGTCACGTTATGGCCGTTTGACTGCAGCCTTTGTAATATTCTAAATAAATCATTAACACACTTTCTTGTTCCATTATGTTACATAAACAAGAAATAACTGGCTATTATTAAAATTATATCATCAGAAAATAGATAATGATTGTATAATTCAGTTGGGAAATTCAAAAAGTTACATATGGGAATTAGGAAATATGAATTGAAACATATAAAAGAGCATTTTTCTCATTCATTTTTAAACAAGATGTCAGAGCTTATATCTCATCCATAGAGACTTTTTAGTTTATTTCAAAATGGTTTATAGTTAGTAAAATGTACAAAATATTAGTCATAGTGATTGGACAAAGCATCAACttttcctctcgttctttgtttgACCCGTCAAAAACTAGTATTTCAAACTGAAATGGGAGACTTAATTATAAGATTTTGTTAATGGGTCAGAGAAGTTTCTTTATCTGTGTAGATACCAGAGAGATCACGGGAGAAGGTATCGGGGTAAATGTGttaacatatggggaatgttatgcAGAAAAAACAATTGCTTCAATGGTAACATATCTCCACTGAACTGCCTCTAATTTTCTGGCTCTTATAACTGGACAAATATTATATAAAAGACATATAAACTTAAAGTACTGTTTGCAGTTGGATGTGGGAGGTTGGGCAATGGTCAAGTAAGCGAAGGGCTTTCCCAAAGATGTGAGCAAtcttatatttttcatttttgtaaaATTACTATGCAAGAAGTTTTCTTGTGAGTTATAAACTATCATCTCAAAGAATCGAATTAGGAATATTTCTACTTTGGGGGCTCTACCAACTACCACTACAGTAATCACTGATCAATATTGGGTTTCCAGAAGGCACTGTCCACCCCCAATGGTCATATCATTGTAACCAAAGTGATCCTTGAATGGTGGTCATCCTGCAGCAGACTAGGCTCCTTCTATTCGGCCATAATTCTCATTGTTGGTCTCAATTATTTTTGTTtcatttactataattttttcCCATTATATAATTTAGAAAGCAatgtgtatttctttttttttatttataccagGAACCGCCTGAATGTTATGGAACAGTCAAACGAAAGTACTTCGGAAGGGTTCATCTTACTTGGGTTGTCTACTGTTCCTCAAATACAAGTTGTCTTCTTCATCATATTTTTGATAATGTATTTATTAACTTTATCAGGAAATCTTCTGCTGATCATCGTTGTGAGGATAAATCCATCTCTACACAGTCccatgtacttttttctgaccaacctctccatcATTGACATCTGCTTCTCTTCGTCCATCGTTCCCGTACTCTTAAGGAACACCTTAACCAATGACGGACATATTTCTTTATTGGGATGTGTAACACAGATGTACTTCTCTTTAGCTTTGGGCGCAACCGAATGTGTAATACTTGCCTTCATGGCCTATGATAGATTTGCTGCTATTTGTAGACCGCTGCAATACAACTCGATAATGAACAAGACATTGTGTTTCTATTTAGCCTTGGGATCATGGAGTGTCGGCTTCATTAATTCATTTGTGCAGGTGACCCTCACATTCCAACTCCCGTACTGCAAGTGTCTCAACATCAACCACTACTTTTGTGAGGTACCAGCTTTTATACGAATGTCTTGTGGAGATACCTTCCTTAATGagttatctatatatataacaggAGGACTAATCGGCATGTGTACCTTCTCATTGACTTTAATTTCATACGTCTATATTATCTCCAGTATTATGAAAATTAGTTCCTTACAAGGGAAGCAGAAATCCTTCTCCACATGTGCCTCTCACCTCACTGTTGTCTCCCTCTACTATGGAACTATTTTGTTCATGTACCTACGACCACACTCAAAAGAATATACGCATTTCTCGACTAAAACAGACAATGTGGTTTCTATCCTTTATACTGCCGTAACACCGATGTTGAATCCTTTTATATATAGTATGAGAAACAAGGATGTGAAAAATACCCTCATCAATACGAAGAGGAAGCAATGTCTCTAAACCTAAATTCTTAAAAGCTTTTAGTAAAATTTTTTGAAATGAACCAAGACTTCCATCAAATGCTAAAGTCCAGGTAGCATGGCCCTTTCATCTGCCATTAACTTCAGTCATAATAATGCTATTCTACTGGCCAACAACTTCACTCACCAGGTTCCTTCGTTCTAAAGATTGAAGGTCGTCCATCAGAAGATGTTTACTTACTTTTTGAATGACAATGATATCATCATGTCCTTGTCTCTTACTCTTTTTAACTTTGTTGAACACATTGCTCCACCGGCTTAATCAAAAACTTGGCAAGGAGCAAAGACGTTATGAGTCTAGTGGCAAACTCACAAAACCTCTCTGATGTTTCCGAGACTAAAGGATTGTAGActtaccattgttttttttaatcatttcgtCCAGTCGTTGAATTCACAATTGGACTTTTAGAGAAGAATAGATGAGTTGCAAAAAGAGATGAGCAAAAACTTTTGACCAGTTTAGCAGTCTTTGCGAATTTAACATGTTTGCATAATTTCAGATTTTCTCTAATGAATGGAGAAGCCAAATATCAGAATTCACCTAATGGAAGTCAATGAGGTTTACAACACAGATCTATATTTGATACTATATTGTCTTCTATAGCGCAGAGGGGAGATTGCCTCGGCGTAGACTTTGCCTGTAGGCATGAACTTTTAAGAagtaaaatatttatatttatttgaaaGAAGCATATAAAGAATAAAAGATAAAGCGACGTGTTAAAAGGGGCAATGGAGGACGGTTCTTGTGAGCGGCAAGCGTGCAGATGCTGTAACATGTTTGCTGTTGAAGTAGACTTAACGAGGGCACAGGGTATTTTGTTTGGTCTGTGTTTTACTCATGGACATAAAAAGAATCAAAAATACGGATCCAAATTTTTGACTCCATTAAATGTCATTCTGAGTCGAAGTCAGAGAGAATGATTTTTCATCCATGCcttattggttgtttttttcccctttttctgGATCAACAAGAGAAAACTCTagttacattttgttttattttacatcCACCCCCGACCACCCTCCACTTTCCTGGTTAAACTCAATCGTCATATGTCATTTTTGAACCATGCTTTTCAACTACTGTGGTATGACACATCTCAGACTGGCTCTCTACactttttcatgcaatttttagagccaaatttaagggtatgtgcacacacactaattacgtccgtaattgacggacgtatttcggccgcaagtcccggaccgaacacagtgcaaggagccgatgctagaagtccctgcctcgctgcaggacaactgtcccgtactgtaaacatgattatactacgggacagttgtcctgcagcaaggcagggactcctagcgtcgtacataagtatgatgctaggagcccagctccttgcactgtgttcggtccgggacttgcggccgaaacacgtccgtcaattacggacgtaattagtgtgtgtgcacataccctaagagtggatgcaaagggaagaaaaagtataaaGTAAATGCTTCTCCAGGAGACCTGTCATATAATAATCTTATTCCTATAcatggctgagttcacacatcatgggtttgttgcagattttcaatgCGGATCTCACTTTTTTGCATTGCTTTTTATATTAGACTGAATTTCTAAAAATCTTATTTTGTACTTCTTGGCTCCCATTGACATCATTCTTGGATACTTGAGAACAAatcgttgtttaaccccttaacgttccatgacccactattaggtcatgctaactagaGCATTCGCACTCCGTgatctaatagtaggtcatgggaataaccaccctaccccccccccctcccggcaCTTTCataagctgtgacaactgctgtctcgtacagcagttcgcAGCTCCTTCATCGGGGACCGATCGTggtgtccccgccgattaaccccttagaagccgcgttcaat
This window contains:
- the LOC142664993 gene encoding olfactory receptor 5V1-like, encoding MEHINQTTPIRFILLGLSDVPQLRVVYFFAFLMMHAVTLSGNILLIIVVTMTPKLHTPMYFFLSNLSIIDISFSCTIVPKILMNTLSMDKSISFLECAIQMYVHMVLGAAESILLAVMAYDRFVAICRPLRYKSIMNNRFCIYLVVMAWSVGFTNSFILVLPTLTLPFCGSIHVNHFFCEIPPFLLMSCVDTRLNEIRIYIMAAIIVMSSFLLTVMSYVHIVTTILKIHSLKGRYKVFSTCASHLTVVTLYYGTIMFMYIRPHSTYYHTMDKIVSLLYTAVTPMLNPFIYSMRNKDFKGSINNLNKQAKIASSLLVAFYKILGRLWEFLPIHLEKHL
- the LOC142665050 gene encoding olfactory receptor 2G6-like, producing MQECISLFYKEKWTYRNRLNVMEQSNESTSEGFILLGLSTVPQIQVVFFIIFLIMYLLTLSGNLLLIIVVRINPSLHSPMYFFLTNLSIIDICFSSSIVPVLLRNTLTNDGHISLLGCVTQMYFSLALGATECVILAFMAYDRFAAICRPLQYNSIMNKTLCFYLALGSWSVGFINSFVQVTLTFQLPYCKCLNINHYFCEVPAFIRMSCGDTFLNELSIYITGGLIGMCTFSLTLISYVYIISSIMKISSLQGKQKSFSTCASHLTVVSLYYGTILFMYLRPHSKEYTHFSTKTDNVVSILYTAVTPMLNPFIYSMRNKDVKNTLINTKRKQCL